Proteins found in one Micropterus dolomieu isolate WLL.071019.BEF.003 ecotype Adirondacks linkage group LG12, ASM2129224v1, whole genome shotgun sequence genomic segment:
- the LOC123981098 gene encoding toll-like receptor 2 type-2 isoform X1, whose amino-acid sequence MEAKTESSMGQPTNLFLTLLFLLLSPCWGQSSHPSCDRCDQQLSCNCSYGEFTSVPTVTERALTLDLSFNNITMVAADDLTGHAQLRVLNLHGNRLAVIHTSAFDPLWSLEELDLSDNQLTDLHHEWFSKLGALQQLNLLNNPYSCLGSSPVFQKLIRLRRLWFGGPALEELKRGDLSGVTQLEELTVRANNLKRYEAGALADIWPLGHVTLSLHSPFLKNISLASAVLGDLTYPETPIILEDLHLIGNQSVQAFRETARRRIRHLTLRNLTVSDEAIVDLLMVLDGVPLTVLSVDNATLTGEGRWERASWSDHRSTDEFFVRNLVVLDIFKFTSFLQLQFLLRYPRRVSVIHSQAFVMPCATSHLLVNLQYLDMSDNLLTDMTLVETLCDGKGTLKELRVLNISGNALQSLSTVSRLVAKLSKLTHLDISRNGYSSMPQGCTWPATLRYLNISRAKLTTISPCLPTTLEVLDLSNNDLKGFLLDLPALRELHLSGNKFLRIPPGSLFTNLQTLNIQSNTLKMFDRSDLQSYRRLQSLQMGQNKFVCSCDFVNFFQSVIKGGGDMHLTDGEENYVCDSPLYLQGELVGQVSLPISECHMVLFVSVTCVMAVFVATLVVSLLWRVHAFWYIKMTWAWLKAKRSSQRRRHRDAGDSEALLSFDAFVSYSERDTSWVENFLVPELEEPRENDEDSGTNRSPRPLSLCLHKRDFLPGHWIVDNIMNAMERSRRTVFILSENFVQSDWCRYELDFSHFWLFDGNAGREAAILILLEPLSKDNIPKRFCKLRKLMSSTTYLEWPQEEEKIGEFWRSLRNALSGEEDDD is encoded by the exons ATGGAGGCCAAAACTGAGTCGAg TATGGGACAGCCAACCAACCTTTTCCTCaccctgctcttcctcctcctctctccctgctgGGGTCAGAGCTCACACCCATCCTGCGATCGCTGTGACCAGCAGCTCTCCTGTAACTGCTCCTACGGTGAATTCACCAGCGTTCCCACAGTAACAGAGCGTGCCTTGACTCTCGATCTCTCCTTCAACAACATCACCATGGTGGCCGCTGATGACCTGACAGGCCACGCGCAACTGAGGGTGTTGAATCTTCACG GTAACAGACTAGCTGTGATCCATACGTCAGCGTTTGACCCTCTCTGGAGCCTGGAGGAGCTCGATCTGTCTGACAATCAGCTGACTGATCTCCACCATGAATGGTTCAGCAAACTaggagctctgcagcagctcaaCCTGCTCAACAACCCATACAG ctGCCTGGGTTCTTCTCCAGTGTTTCAGAAGCTGATCAGGCTGAGGAGGCTGTGGTTTGGAGGTCCCGCTCTGGAGGAGCTAAAGAGAGGAGATCTGTCTGGAGTCACTCAGCTGGAGGAGCTCACAGTGCGAGCCAACAATCTGAAGAG gtatGAAGCTGGTGCTCTAGCGGACATATGGCCACTGGGTCATGTCACTTTGAGCCTCCACagtccatttttaaaaaacatatccTTAGCCTCGGCTGTGCTCGGTGACTTGACGTACCCTGAGACGCCAATCATTCTTGAAGACCTCCATTTGATTGGGAACCAGTCTGTTCAGGCTTTCAGAGAGACAGCAAGGAGGAGAATCAG GCACCTGACACTCCGTAACCTTACTGTGTCGGATGAGGCCATTGTTGACCTCCTGATGGTGTTGGATGGAGTGCCGCTCACCGTCTTGTCCGTGGACAATGCCACACTGACTGGCGAGGGCAG GTGGGAGCGGGCAAGCTGGAGTGATCATAGAAGCACTGACGAGTTCTTCGTACGAAACCTCGTGGTGCTAGATATCTTCAAGTTTACCTCGTTTCTGCAGCTGCAGTTTCTGCTGCGCTACCCCAGGAGGGTGTCTGTTATACACTCTCAG GCCTTTGTGATGCCCTGTGCGACATCCCACCTGCTGGTCAACCTGCAGTATCTGGACATGTCCGACAACCTGCTGACTGACATGACTCTGGTGGAGACACTGTGTGATGGAAAAGGGACGCTGAAGGAACTCAGAGTTTTAAACATCAGTGGAAATGCTCTTCAG tctttgtCCACGGTTAGCCGACTGGTAGCGAAGCTCTCCAAACTGACCCACCTAGACATCAGCAGGAATGGATACAGCTCCATGCCCCAGGGCTGCACCTGGCCCGCCACCCTGCGATACCTCAACATCTCCAGGGCTAAACTCACAACCATCAGCCCCTGTCTACCCACAACTCTGGAG GTGTTGGATCTGAGCAACAATGATCTCAAAGGCTTCCTTTTGGACCTGCCTGCCCTGAGAGAGCTCCACCTCTCTGGAAACAAGTTTCTTAGAATACCCCCTGGATCGCTGTTCACCAATCTGCAAACACTGAATATACAG TCAAACACCTTGAAAATGTTTGACCGTTCAGACCTGCAGTCGTACAGACGACTCCAGAGCCTCCAGATGGGTCAGAACAAATTTGTCTGCTCCTGCGACTTTGTCAATTTCTTCCAGTCGGTTATAAAAGGAGGTGGAGACATGCATTTAACAGATGGAGAGGAGAACTACGTCTGCGACTCTCCTCTTTACCTGCAAGGGGAACTGGTGGGTCAAGTCAGCCTCCCCATTTCTGAGTGCcacatggttttatttgtgtctgTGACGTGTGTCATGGCGGTGTTTGTTGCCACTCTGGTGGTTTCCCTGTTGTGGCGAGTCCATGCATTCTGGTACATCAAGATGACATGGGCATGGCTGAAAGCCAAGCGTAGCTCCCAGCGACGGCGACACAGAGATGCAGGGGATTCAGAAGCGTTGCTATCCTTTGACGCCTTTGTGTCCTACAGTGAGAGAGACACTAGCTGGGTGGAAAACTTCTTGGTACCTGAGCTGGAGGAGCCAAG GGAAAATGATGAAGACTCTGGGACTAACAGAAGCCCCCGGCCTCTATCCCTGTGCCTCCACAAGCGGGATTTCCTTCCTGGACACTGGATTGTGGACAACATCATGAACGCCATGGAGCGCAGCCGACGGACCGTCTTCATCCTCTCAGAGAATTTTGTCCAGTCTGACTGGTGCCGCTACGAGCTCGACTTCTCCCACTTCTGGCTTTTCGATGGGAATGCTGGCAGAGAAGCGGCCATCTTGATCCTGTTGGAGCCGCTGTCCAAGGACAACATCCCCAAACGCTTTTGCAAACTGCGCAAACTCATGAGCTCCACCACCTACCTGGAGTGGCCtcaggaagaggagaagattgGGGAGTTCTGGAGAAGTCTCCGCAACGCTTTGAGCGGAGAAGAGGATGACGactga
- the LOC123980501 gene encoding serine protease FAM111A-like isoform X2: MRSKKQKTKDIRLFFTKAAASQAGGAGASQAGGAGASDPGRAAASEPDGATGSKIFTRSKVKKENNGDPTDGHLHHFKVKYSRTDIYEYPTDCDQPRTVLEAIKSTDHYQKKMKKKCLDENIVIQLGKEDQKSIVATHFPCSCIQDGESLIITCESEKVEEALDQHDKTIHSRDKYSVFYIDTEGGLHTKQKKLFRSKAVKQFKYLCVYGEKGMTVEEALRRDGRFIDDLGSFALSDNSDRNSITGPTRVVDNLDKKEFKIRLPRNKRAKDEKQHRCESRPVLDVAQQRGISARTALEKGDSNINIEEIYTLLRQQFPGLKEWMESRFPADSYQNELKLRKEDFGKIQQSFSEVHRVRKLLELGRSVCKVVVQNAWEGTGFVLFDSFILTNAHLFKDCVEGEKLKEGIDVLVFFNYEDPEPHTDYYYFKLADSLINYRENDLDYAVLELNPDSQKPNQTPQTKKMKVPPGLLKRFGPMPQDGEACIIGHPAGGLKKMDPTFVIEKEKRRKVVDDHLRQYKDDRFIVHLIRDLIIDQGIENIMMGGNRAEQIVTYNTFMYHGSSGSPVFDAHGRVFGLHTAGFAYKLHSQKHSVIEFAQPLLTIFEHFVNKLKESGNEVLLKRVAKEANSNQYLKKILNPNATYTAEPADPDESTDSDESMDTA; the protein is encoded by the exons ATGCGTTCCAAAAAGCAAAAGACGAAGGACATCAGGTTGTTTTTCACGAAAGCTGCAGCCTCCCAGGCAGGTGGAGCTGGAGCCTCCCAGGCAGGTGGAGCTGGAGCCTCTGACCCAG GTAGAGCTGCAGCCTCTGAGCCAGATGGAGCTACAGGCTCTAAG atttttacacGCAGCAAAGTGAAGAAGGAAAACAATGGTGATCCCACG GACGGACATTTACATCATTTCAAAGTGAAATACAGTCGTACCGACATTTATGAATACCCTACTGACTGTGACCAACCTCGCACAGTGCTGGAGGCAATAAAATCAACTGACCACTAtcagaagaagatgaagaagaagtgTTTAGATGAAAACATTGTGATTCAGCTGGGTAAAGAGGATCAGAAGTCTATTGTTGCAACACATTTCCCCTGTTCTTGTATCCAGGATGGTGAGTCTCTGATCATAACATGTGAGTCAGAGAAGGTTGAAGAGGCTCTAGACCAACatgacaaaacaatacattcaAGGGACAAATATTCTGTCTTCTATATTGATACAGAAGGAGGGCTACATACCAAACAAAAGAAGCTTTTCAGAAGTAAAGCTGTCAAACAGTTCAagtatctgtgtgtttatggtgAGAAGGGGATGACTGTGGAAGAGGCTCTGAGAAGAGACGGTCGCTTCATTGATGACCTCGGCTCCTTCGCTCTGTCTGACAATAGCGATCGAAACTCCATCACAGGACCTACAAGAGTGGTTGACAACCTGGATAAAAAGGAATTCAAGATACGCCTTCCACGGAACAAGAGAGCAAAAGATGAAAAACAGCACAGGTGTGAATCAAGGCCAGTCTTAGATGTAGCGCAGCAGAGAGGAATCAGTGCCAGAACAGCACTGGAAAAAGgagacagtaacatcaacatTGAGGAGATTTATACATTACTGCGTCAGCAGTTTCCAGGTCTGAAAGAGTGGATGGAGAGTAGATTCCCAGCTGATTCTTATCAGAATGAACTGAAACTGAGGAAGGAAGACTTTGGAAAGATCCAGCAGTCATTCAGTGAAGTTCACAGAGTCAGGAAGCTGCTAGAACTGGGCAGGTCAGTCTGCAAGGTGGTTGTGCAGAATGCTTGGGAGGGCACAGGCTTTGTGTTGTTTGACAGCTTCATCTTGACTAACGCACACTTATTCAAAGACTGTGTTGAAGGAGAAAAGCTGAAGGAGGGTATAGATGTGCTTGTTTTCTTTAACTATGAAGATCCTGAGCCACATACAGATTACTACTACTTCAAGCTAGCTGATTCTCTCATCAACTACAGAGAGAATGATCTAGATTATGCCGTACTTGAGCTCAACCCTGACAGCCAGAAACCCAACCAAACaccacaaacaaagaaaatgaaggtACCACCAGGGCTCCTGAAGAGATTTGGACCAATGCCTCAGGATGGTGAAGCCTGTATCATCGGTCATCCTGCTGGAGGACTGAAAAAAATGGATCCCACATTTGTcatagagaaagagaaaaggcgaAAGGTTGTCGATGATCATTTACGTCAGTACAAGGATGACCGTTTCATTGTCCATTTAATTAGGGACCTGATCATAGACCAAGGCATTGAAAACATAATGATGGGTGGAAACAGAGCAGAACAAATAGTGACCTACAACACCTTCATGTATCACGGCTCCTCTGGCTCCCCAGTGTTTGATGCTCATGGCCGAGTGTTTGGTTTGCACACAGCAGGATTTGCCTATAAACTTCACAGCCAAAAACACAGTGTGATAGAGTTCGCCCAACCTCTGCTTACTATATTTGAACACTTTGTGAATAAGCTGAAGGAAAGTGGAAATGAGGTGTTGTTGAAGAGAGTGGCGAAAGAAGCAAATAGTAATCAATACCTAAAAAAGATACTCAATCCCAATGCAACTTACACTGCTGAGCCAGCAGACCCTGATGAGAGCACAGACTCTGATGAGTCAATGGACACTGCTTAA
- the LOC123981098 gene encoding toll-like receptor 2 type-2 isoform X2: protein MGQPTNLFLTLLFLLLSPCWGQSSHPSCDRCDQQLSCNCSYGEFTSVPTVTERALTLDLSFNNITMVAADDLTGHAQLRVLNLHGNRLAVIHTSAFDPLWSLEELDLSDNQLTDLHHEWFSKLGALQQLNLLNNPYSCLGSSPVFQKLIRLRRLWFGGPALEELKRGDLSGVTQLEELTVRANNLKRYEAGALADIWPLGHVTLSLHSPFLKNISLASAVLGDLTYPETPIILEDLHLIGNQSVQAFRETARRRIRHLTLRNLTVSDEAIVDLLMVLDGVPLTVLSVDNATLTGEGRWERASWSDHRSTDEFFVRNLVVLDIFKFTSFLQLQFLLRYPRRVSVIHSQAFVMPCATSHLLVNLQYLDMSDNLLTDMTLVETLCDGKGTLKELRVLNISGNALQSLSTVSRLVAKLSKLTHLDISRNGYSSMPQGCTWPATLRYLNISRAKLTTISPCLPTTLEVLDLSNNDLKGFLLDLPALRELHLSGNKFLRIPPGSLFTNLQTLNIQSNTLKMFDRSDLQSYRRLQSLQMGQNKFVCSCDFVNFFQSVIKGGGDMHLTDGEENYVCDSPLYLQGELVGQVSLPISECHMVLFVSVTCVMAVFVATLVVSLLWRVHAFWYIKMTWAWLKAKRSSQRRRHRDAGDSEALLSFDAFVSYSERDTSWVENFLVPELEEPRENDEDSGTNRSPRPLSLCLHKRDFLPGHWIVDNIMNAMERSRRTVFILSENFVQSDWCRYELDFSHFWLFDGNAGREAAILILLEPLSKDNIPKRFCKLRKLMSSTTYLEWPQEEEKIGEFWRSLRNALSGEEDDD from the exons ATGGGACAGCCAACCAACCTTTTCCTCaccctgctcttcctcctcctctctccctgctgGGGTCAGAGCTCACACCCATCCTGCGATCGCTGTGACCAGCAGCTCTCCTGTAACTGCTCCTACGGTGAATTCACCAGCGTTCCCACAGTAACAGAGCGTGCCTTGACTCTCGATCTCTCCTTCAACAACATCACCATGGTGGCCGCTGATGACCTGACAGGCCACGCGCAACTGAGGGTGTTGAATCTTCACG GTAACAGACTAGCTGTGATCCATACGTCAGCGTTTGACCCTCTCTGGAGCCTGGAGGAGCTCGATCTGTCTGACAATCAGCTGACTGATCTCCACCATGAATGGTTCAGCAAACTaggagctctgcagcagctcaaCCTGCTCAACAACCCATACAG ctGCCTGGGTTCTTCTCCAGTGTTTCAGAAGCTGATCAGGCTGAGGAGGCTGTGGTTTGGAGGTCCCGCTCTGGAGGAGCTAAAGAGAGGAGATCTGTCTGGAGTCACTCAGCTGGAGGAGCTCACAGTGCGAGCCAACAATCTGAAGAG gtatGAAGCTGGTGCTCTAGCGGACATATGGCCACTGGGTCATGTCACTTTGAGCCTCCACagtccatttttaaaaaacatatccTTAGCCTCGGCTGTGCTCGGTGACTTGACGTACCCTGAGACGCCAATCATTCTTGAAGACCTCCATTTGATTGGGAACCAGTCTGTTCAGGCTTTCAGAGAGACAGCAAGGAGGAGAATCAG GCACCTGACACTCCGTAACCTTACTGTGTCGGATGAGGCCATTGTTGACCTCCTGATGGTGTTGGATGGAGTGCCGCTCACCGTCTTGTCCGTGGACAATGCCACACTGACTGGCGAGGGCAG GTGGGAGCGGGCAAGCTGGAGTGATCATAGAAGCACTGACGAGTTCTTCGTACGAAACCTCGTGGTGCTAGATATCTTCAAGTTTACCTCGTTTCTGCAGCTGCAGTTTCTGCTGCGCTACCCCAGGAGGGTGTCTGTTATACACTCTCAG GCCTTTGTGATGCCCTGTGCGACATCCCACCTGCTGGTCAACCTGCAGTATCTGGACATGTCCGACAACCTGCTGACTGACATGACTCTGGTGGAGACACTGTGTGATGGAAAAGGGACGCTGAAGGAACTCAGAGTTTTAAACATCAGTGGAAATGCTCTTCAG tctttgtCCACGGTTAGCCGACTGGTAGCGAAGCTCTCCAAACTGACCCACCTAGACATCAGCAGGAATGGATACAGCTCCATGCCCCAGGGCTGCACCTGGCCCGCCACCCTGCGATACCTCAACATCTCCAGGGCTAAACTCACAACCATCAGCCCCTGTCTACCCACAACTCTGGAG GTGTTGGATCTGAGCAACAATGATCTCAAAGGCTTCCTTTTGGACCTGCCTGCCCTGAGAGAGCTCCACCTCTCTGGAAACAAGTTTCTTAGAATACCCCCTGGATCGCTGTTCACCAATCTGCAAACACTGAATATACAG TCAAACACCTTGAAAATGTTTGACCGTTCAGACCTGCAGTCGTACAGACGACTCCAGAGCCTCCAGATGGGTCAGAACAAATTTGTCTGCTCCTGCGACTTTGTCAATTTCTTCCAGTCGGTTATAAAAGGAGGTGGAGACATGCATTTAACAGATGGAGAGGAGAACTACGTCTGCGACTCTCCTCTTTACCTGCAAGGGGAACTGGTGGGTCAAGTCAGCCTCCCCATTTCTGAGTGCcacatggttttatttgtgtctgTGACGTGTGTCATGGCGGTGTTTGTTGCCACTCTGGTGGTTTCCCTGTTGTGGCGAGTCCATGCATTCTGGTACATCAAGATGACATGGGCATGGCTGAAAGCCAAGCGTAGCTCCCAGCGACGGCGACACAGAGATGCAGGGGATTCAGAAGCGTTGCTATCCTTTGACGCCTTTGTGTCCTACAGTGAGAGAGACACTAGCTGGGTGGAAAACTTCTTGGTACCTGAGCTGGAGGAGCCAAG GGAAAATGATGAAGACTCTGGGACTAACAGAAGCCCCCGGCCTCTATCCCTGTGCCTCCACAAGCGGGATTTCCTTCCTGGACACTGGATTGTGGACAACATCATGAACGCCATGGAGCGCAGCCGACGGACCGTCTTCATCCTCTCAGAGAATTTTGTCCAGTCTGACTGGTGCCGCTACGAGCTCGACTTCTCCCACTTCTGGCTTTTCGATGGGAATGCTGGCAGAGAAGCGGCCATCTTGATCCTGTTGGAGCCGCTGTCCAAGGACAACATCCCCAAACGCTTTTGCAAACTGCGCAAACTCATGAGCTCCACCACCTACCTGGAGTGGCCtcaggaagaggagaagattgGGGAGTTCTGGAGAAGTCTCCGCAACGCTTTGAGCGGAGAAGAGGATGACGactga
- the LOC123980501 gene encoding serine protease FAM111A-like isoform X1, whose protein sequence is MRSKKQKTKDIRLFFTKAAASQAGGAGASQAGGAGASDPGGAGASQAGRAAASDPGGAGASQAGRAAASQAGGAGASQAGGAGASQAGRAAASQAGRAAASEPDGATGSKIFTRSKVKKENNGDPTDGHLHHFKVKYSRTDIYEYPTDCDQPRTVLEAIKSTDHYQKKMKKKCLDENIVIQLGKEDQKSIVATHFPCSCIQDGESLIITCESEKVEEALDQHDKTIHSRDKYSVFYIDTEGGLHTKQKKLFRSKAVKQFKYLCVYGEKGMTVEEALRRDGRFIDDLGSFALSDNSDRNSITGPTRVVDNLDKKEFKIRLPRNKRAKDEKQHRCESRPVLDVAQQRGISARTALEKGDSNINIEEIYTLLRQQFPGLKEWMESRFPADSYQNELKLRKEDFGKIQQSFSEVHRVRKLLELGRSVCKVVVQNAWEGTGFVLFDSFILTNAHLFKDCVEGEKLKEGIDVLVFFNYEDPEPHTDYYYFKLADSLINYRENDLDYAVLELNPDSQKPNQTPQTKKMKVPPGLLKRFGPMPQDGEACIIGHPAGGLKKMDPTFVIEKEKRRKVVDDHLRQYKDDRFIVHLIRDLIIDQGIENIMMGGNRAEQIVTYNTFMYHGSSGSPVFDAHGRVFGLHTAGFAYKLHSQKHSVIEFAQPLLTIFEHFVNKLKESGNEVLLKRVAKEANSNQYLKKILNPNATYTAEPADPDESTDSDESMDTA, encoded by the exons ATGCGTTCCAAAAAGCAAAAGACGAAGGACATCAGGTTGTTTTTCACGAAAGCTGCAGCCTCCCAGGCAGGTGGAGCTGGAGCCTCCCAGGCAGGTGGAGCTGGAGCCTCTGACCCAGGTGGAGCTGGAGCCTCCCAGGCAGGTAGAGCTGCAGCCTCTGACCCAGGTGGAGCTGGAGCCTCCCAGGCAGGTAGAGCTGCAGCCTCCCAGGCAGGTGGAGCTGGAGCCTCCCAGGCAGGTGGAGCTGGAGCCTCCCAGGCAGGTAGAGCTGCAGCCTCCCAGGCAGGTAGAGCTGCAGCCTCTGAGCCAGATGGAGCTACAGGCTCTAAG atttttacacGCAGCAAAGTGAAGAAGGAAAACAATGGTGATCCCACG GACGGACATTTACATCATTTCAAAGTGAAATACAGTCGTACCGACATTTATGAATACCCTACTGACTGTGACCAACCTCGCACAGTGCTGGAGGCAATAAAATCAACTGACCACTAtcagaagaagatgaagaagaagtgTTTAGATGAAAACATTGTGATTCAGCTGGGTAAAGAGGATCAGAAGTCTATTGTTGCAACACATTTCCCCTGTTCTTGTATCCAGGATGGTGAGTCTCTGATCATAACATGTGAGTCAGAGAAGGTTGAAGAGGCTCTAGACCAACatgacaaaacaatacattcaAGGGACAAATATTCTGTCTTCTATATTGATACAGAAGGAGGGCTACATACCAAACAAAAGAAGCTTTTCAGAAGTAAAGCTGTCAAACAGTTCAagtatctgtgtgtttatggtgAGAAGGGGATGACTGTGGAAGAGGCTCTGAGAAGAGACGGTCGCTTCATTGATGACCTCGGCTCCTTCGCTCTGTCTGACAATAGCGATCGAAACTCCATCACAGGACCTACAAGAGTGGTTGACAACCTGGATAAAAAGGAATTCAAGATACGCCTTCCACGGAACAAGAGAGCAAAAGATGAAAAACAGCACAGGTGTGAATCAAGGCCAGTCTTAGATGTAGCGCAGCAGAGAGGAATCAGTGCCAGAACAGCACTGGAAAAAGgagacagtaacatcaacatTGAGGAGATTTATACATTACTGCGTCAGCAGTTTCCAGGTCTGAAAGAGTGGATGGAGAGTAGATTCCCAGCTGATTCTTATCAGAATGAACTGAAACTGAGGAAGGAAGACTTTGGAAAGATCCAGCAGTCATTCAGTGAAGTTCACAGAGTCAGGAAGCTGCTAGAACTGGGCAGGTCAGTCTGCAAGGTGGTTGTGCAGAATGCTTGGGAGGGCACAGGCTTTGTGTTGTTTGACAGCTTCATCTTGACTAACGCACACTTATTCAAAGACTGTGTTGAAGGAGAAAAGCTGAAGGAGGGTATAGATGTGCTTGTTTTCTTTAACTATGAAGATCCTGAGCCACATACAGATTACTACTACTTCAAGCTAGCTGATTCTCTCATCAACTACAGAGAGAATGATCTAGATTATGCCGTACTTGAGCTCAACCCTGACAGCCAGAAACCCAACCAAACaccacaaacaaagaaaatgaaggtACCACCAGGGCTCCTGAAGAGATTTGGACCAATGCCTCAGGATGGTGAAGCCTGTATCATCGGTCATCCTGCTGGAGGACTGAAAAAAATGGATCCCACATTTGTcatagagaaagagaaaaggcgaAAGGTTGTCGATGATCATTTACGTCAGTACAAGGATGACCGTTTCATTGTCCATTTAATTAGGGACCTGATCATAGACCAAGGCATTGAAAACATAATGATGGGTGGAAACAGAGCAGAACAAATAGTGACCTACAACACCTTCATGTATCACGGCTCCTCTGGCTCCCCAGTGTTTGATGCTCATGGCCGAGTGTTTGGTTTGCACACAGCAGGATTTGCCTATAAACTTCACAGCCAAAAACACAGTGTGATAGAGTTCGCCCAACCTCTGCTTACTATATTTGAACACTTTGTGAATAAGCTGAAGGAAAGTGGAAATGAGGTGTTGTTGAAGAGAGTGGCGAAAGAAGCAAATAGTAATCAATACCTAAAAAAGATACTCAATCCCAATGCAACTTACACTGCTGAGCCAGCAGACCCTGATGAGAGCACAGACTCTGATGAGTCAATGGACACTGCTTAA